The Nocardioides humi genome includes a region encoding these proteins:
- a CDS encoding MCE family protein: protein MAIRGMDKKTGGDLIRLVVFMVTTALATSVLIITIGNLSFGATKDYAADFVDATGVNKGDDIRIAGVKVGTVQKVEIVEADRARVTFSVDADTRLDDATHATVKYRNLIGQRYISLTQDGDGADRLGEGDAIPVGRTKPALDLTVLFNGFKPLFQALSPDDINKLSYEIVQVFQGEGGTVEGLLSSTASVTQTLADRDKVIGDLLTNLDYVLDHVADRDKQLTNLIDSFRTLIGGLNDDREAILSSLDSISELSVQTAALVTDIKDPFVKDIKELREVAGTLDKNRQEIDRALQVLPIKLTKIGRTATYGSWFNFYLCHFKATIKIPGVANPVSATYGVTADRCTLG, encoded by the coding sequence ATGGCCATCCGCGGCATGGACAAGAAGACCGGCGGCGACCTGATCCGGCTGGTCGTGTTCATGGTGACCACGGCGCTCGCGACGAGCGTCCTCATCATCACCATCGGCAACCTCTCCTTCGGGGCCACCAAGGACTACGCCGCCGACTTCGTCGACGCCACGGGCGTCAACAAGGGCGACGACATCCGGATCGCCGGCGTCAAGGTCGGCACCGTCCAGAAGGTCGAGATCGTCGAGGCCGACCGGGCCCGGGTGACGTTCTCGGTCGACGCGGACACCCGGCTCGACGACGCCACCCACGCGACGGTGAAGTACCGCAACCTGATCGGCCAGCGCTACATCTCGCTGACCCAGGACGGCGACGGCGCCGACCGCCTCGGCGAGGGTGACGCGATCCCGGTCGGCCGCACCAAGCCGGCCCTGGACCTGACCGTCCTCTTCAACGGCTTCAAGCCGCTGTTCCAGGCGCTCTCGCCCGACGACATCAACAAGCTGTCGTACGAGATCGTCCAGGTCTTCCAGGGCGAGGGCGGCACCGTCGAGGGCCTGCTGTCGAGCACCGCGTCGGTCACCCAGACCCTGGCCGACCGCGACAAGGTCATCGGCGACCTGTTGACGAACCTCGACTACGTCCTCGACCACGTCGCCGACCGCGACAAGCAGCTGACCAACCTGATCGACAGCTTCCGCACCTTGATCGGCGGCCTCAACGACGACCGCGAGGCGATCCTGTCCTCCCTGGACTCGATCTCGGAGCTGTCGGTGCAGACCGCGGCCCTCGTGACCGACATCAAGGACCCGTTCGTCAAGGACATCAAGGAGCTGCGCGAGGTCGCCGGCACCCTGGACAAGAACCGCCAGGAGATCGACCGCGCCCTGCAGGTCCTGCCGATCAAGCTCACCAAGATCGGCCGTACGGCGACCTACGGCTCCTGGTTCAACTTCTACCTGTGCCACTTCAAGGCCACGATCAAGATCCCCGGGGTCGCCAACCCGGTCAGCGCCACCTACGGCGTGACCGCCGACCGGTGCACGCTCGGATGA
- a CDS encoding MCE family protein, with protein MDRILSAHKALGVLFVALLLLGVWLTYATFTKKFTDYDEVTLKTSSIGLQLPNRADVKVRGVIVGEVLDARSGASGAELTLGLYPDKIGVIPANVTGSIVPKTLFGEKYVALEVPDGGPSGTMRAGATIDRTEVSTELEQVLSDLYPLLRTVQPAELNATLTALATALEGRGELLGKNLETLDGYLKRLNPQIPALLEDLKLTAQVSDTYADILPQVAQILDDTVKTTGTLEEREAALTATLRDIRSFSDTARSFLDANAERLKRAGELSTETLRAVARYAPTIPCMSAGIVKAQGRLAEAFRGFELHIVLETLQDQPRQYTAKDRPIFGDDRGPDCLGLPDIPWSQENPFPPLPHLNDGMNGDTGKGNLRPATGYTGSPDDVTALRGVLDQEYDGAGSDLNVLLAGPLLAGGVH; from the coding sequence ATGGACCGGATCCTCTCCGCCCACAAGGCGCTCGGCGTCCTCTTCGTGGCCCTGCTGCTGCTCGGCGTGTGGCTGACCTACGCGACCTTCACCAAGAAGTTCACCGACTACGACGAGGTCACCCTCAAGACGTCCTCGATCGGCCTCCAGCTGCCCAATCGCGCGGACGTGAAGGTCCGGGGCGTCATCGTCGGCGAGGTGCTCGACGCGCGCTCCGGCGCCAGCGGCGCGGAGCTGACCCTCGGCCTCTACCCCGACAAGATCGGCGTGATCCCGGCCAATGTCACCGGGTCGATCGTGCCGAAGACGCTGTTCGGCGAGAAGTACGTCGCGCTCGAGGTGCCCGACGGCGGGCCGTCCGGCACGATGCGCGCCGGGGCGACCATCGACCGCACCGAGGTGTCGACCGAGCTCGAGCAGGTCCTCTCCGACCTGTACCCGCTGCTGCGCACCGTCCAGCCGGCCGAGCTCAACGCCACCCTCACCGCCCTGGCGACGGCGCTGGAGGGACGTGGCGAGCTGCTCGGCAAGAACCTCGAGACGCTCGACGGCTACCTCAAGCGGCTCAACCCGCAGATCCCGGCGCTGCTGGAGGACCTGAAGCTCACCGCCCAGGTCTCCGACACCTACGCCGACATCCTCCCCCAGGTGGCCCAGATCCTCGACGACACCGTGAAGACGACCGGCACGCTGGAGGAGCGCGAGGCCGCGCTCACCGCGACCCTGCGCGACATCCGGAGCTTCTCCGACACCGCGCGCTCCTTCCTCGACGCCAACGCCGAGCGCCTCAAGCGCGCCGGCGAGCTGAGCACCGAGACCCTGCGCGCCGTCGCCCGCTACGCACCCACCATCCCGTGCATGTCGGCCGGCATCGTGAAGGCCCAGGGCCGGCTGGCCGAGGCGTTCCGCGGCTTCGAGCTGCACATCGTGCTCGAGACACTGCAGGACCAGCCGCGGCAGTACACCGCCAAGGACCGCCCGATCTTCGGCGACGACCGCGGCCCCGACTGCCTGGGCCTGCCGGACATCCCGTGGAGCCAGGAGAACCCGTTCCCGCCGCTCCCGCACCTCAACGACGGCATGAACGGCGACACCGGCAAGGGCAACCTGCGCCCGGCGACCGGTTACACCGGCAGCCCCGACGACGTGACCGCCCTGCGCGGCGTGCTCGACCAGGAGTACGACGGCGCCGGCTCCGACCTCAACGTGCTCCTCGCGGGCCCCCTCCTCGCAGGAGGGGTGCACTGA
- a CDS encoding MlaE family ABC transporter permease: protein MSLTAARVIAPLGTAGKLFAFALDVGRGLFRRPFQGREFIQQAWFIASVTIIPTALVAIPFGAVIALQVGGLIKQFGAQSFTGSASVLAVIQQAGPIATALLIAGAGGSAIAADLGARKIREELDAMMVLGIDPIQRLVVPRVLACMLVAVFLNGMVSVVGVAGGYVFNVILQDGTPGAYLASFTALAQLPDVWIGMIKALVFGLIAAIVASYKGMNAGGGPKGVGDAVNESVVITFLLLFVVNFTLSTIYLQVVPPKTG from the coding sequence GTGTCGCTCACTGCTGCACGGGTGATCGCCCCGCTCGGCACGGCAGGCAAGCTCTTCGCGTTCGCGCTGGACGTCGGACGGGGCCTGTTCCGGCGACCGTTCCAGGGTCGCGAGTTCATCCAGCAGGCCTGGTTCATCGCGTCCGTCACGATCATCCCGACCGCCCTCGTCGCGATCCCCTTCGGCGCGGTCATCGCGCTGCAGGTCGGCGGCCTGATCAAGCAGTTCGGCGCGCAGTCCTTCACCGGCTCCGCCTCGGTGCTGGCGGTCATCCAGCAGGCCGGCCCGATCGCGACCGCGCTGCTGATCGCGGGCGCCGGCGGCTCGGCCATCGCGGCCGACCTCGGCGCGCGCAAGATCCGCGAGGAGCTCGACGCGATGATGGTGCTGGGCATCGACCCGATCCAGCGCCTCGTCGTCCCCCGCGTGCTCGCCTGCATGCTGGTCGCCGTCTTCCTCAACGGCATGGTCAGCGTCGTCGGTGTCGCCGGCGGCTATGTCTTCAACGTGATCCTGCAGGACGGTACGCCGGGCGCGTACCTCGCCAGCTTCACCGCCCTCGCCCAGCTGCCCGACGTGTGGATCGGCATGATCAAGGCGCTCGTCTTCGGTCTGATCGCCGCGATCGTCGCCTCCTACAAGGGCATGAACGCCGGCGGCGGCCCGAAGGGCGTCGGCGACGCGGTCAACGAGTCCGTCGTCATCACCTTCCTGCTCCTGTTCGTCGTCAACTTCACCCTGAGCACGATCTACCTCCAGGTCGTGCCCCCGAAGACGGGTTAG
- a CDS encoding aminotransferase class I/II-fold pyridoxal phosphate-dependent enzyme, with protein sequence MTTSVTPLSALSADELAARLTTVRAAYDELKARGLKLDLTRGKPGADQLDLSDALLGLPSSYRDRSGTDVRNYGGLEGLLELREIFADLLGVDVANVVCGGNSSLTMMHQVITAMLLKGGPDSPRPWSQEPVVKFVCPVPGYDRHFTMLAELGIEMVTVPMNADGPDVAAVRALVADDPSVKGMWIVPTYANPTGAVCSAEVAAELMAMPTAAPDFRILWDNAYAVHHLTDDEAKSADALGLAAASGHPNRPIMFASTSKITFAGAGVAALAASPENKAWYLQRLSFAAIGPDKVNHLRHVEFFGDADGVRAHMRKHRDLIAPKFAAVEEALSSRLGGLGIAEWTAPAGGYFVNLDVLDGTASRVVQLAKEAGIALTPAGSAFPHGDDPNDRNIRLAPTFPVLDEVQAAMAGVAVCVELAALEQLTA encoded by the coding sequence GTGACCACCTCCGTGACGCCGCTGTCCGCCCTGTCCGCCGACGAGCTCGCCGCGCGCCTGACGACCGTGCGCGCCGCCTACGACGAGCTGAAGGCACGCGGCCTGAAGCTCGACCTGACCCGCGGCAAGCCCGGCGCCGACCAGCTCGACCTGTCCGACGCGCTGCTGGGGCTCCCGTCGTCGTACCGCGATCGGTCAGGCACGGACGTCCGCAATTACGGCGGTCTCGAGGGCCTGCTCGAGCTGCGGGAGATCTTCGCCGACCTGCTCGGCGTCGACGTCGCGAATGTCGTCTGCGGGGGCAACTCCAGCCTGACGATGATGCACCAGGTCATCACCGCGATGCTGCTCAAGGGCGGCCCCGACTCGCCGCGGCCGTGGTCGCAGGAGCCGGTCGTGAAGTTCGTCTGCCCGGTGCCCGGCTACGACCGTCACTTCACCATGCTCGCCGAGCTCGGCATCGAGATGGTGACCGTGCCGATGAACGCCGACGGGCCCGACGTCGCCGCCGTCCGGGCGCTGGTCGCCGACGACCCGAGCGTCAAGGGCATGTGGATCGTGCCGACGTACGCCAACCCCACGGGCGCGGTCTGCTCCGCCGAGGTGGCGGCCGAGCTGATGGCGATGCCGACCGCCGCGCCGGACTTCCGGATCCTGTGGGACAACGCCTACGCCGTGCACCACCTCACCGACGACGAGGCCAAGAGCGCCGACGCCCTGGGCCTGGCCGCCGCCTCCGGCCACCCGAACCGGCCGATCATGTTCGCCTCGACCTCGAAGATCACCTTCGCCGGTGCCGGCGTCGCGGCGCTCGCCGCCTCGCCCGAGAACAAGGCGTGGTACCTCCAGCGCCTGAGCTTCGCCGCGATCGGCCCCGACAAGGTCAACCACCTGCGCCACGTCGAGTTCTTCGGCGACGCCGACGGCGTCCGCGCCCACATGCGCAAGCACCGCGACCTGATCGCGCCGAAGTTCGCGGCGGTGGAGGAGGCGCTCTCCTCCCGGCTCGGTGGGCTCGGCATCGCCGAGTGGACCGCCCCCGCCGGCGGCTACTTCGTGAACCTCGACGTCCTCGACGGTACGGCGTCGCGCGTGGTCCAGCTCGCGAAGGAGGCCGGCATCGCGCTGACCCCCGCCGGCTCGGCGTTCCCCCACGGCGACGACCCGAACGACCGCAACATCCGCCTCGCCCCCACCTTCCCCGTCCTCGACGAGGTCCAGGCCGCCATGGCCGGCGTGGCGGTCTGTGTCGAGCTCGCCGCGCTGGAGCAGCTCACGGCCTGA
- the rplA gene encoding 50S ribosomal protein L1 — MQRSKTYRAAAETFDKNELYAPLAAIKIAKAASKKKFDETVDVVMRLGVDPRKADQMVRGTVNLPHGTGKTARVLVFANADKAEAAREAGADFVGGDELIDKVAGGWTDFDAVVATPDLMGKVGRLGRVLGPRGLMPNPKVGTVTPDPAKAVSDIKGGKIEFRVDRHANLHFIIGKASFSEQQLAENYASALEEVLRLKPASSKGRYLKKVTVSTTMGPGVQVDPNRVKNVAVEDEA; from the coding sequence ATGCAGCGCAGCAAGACCTACCGCGCGGCTGCGGAGACGTTCGACAAGAACGAGCTCTACGCGCCGCTGGCCGCGATCAAGATCGCCAAGGCCGCCAGCAAGAAGAAGTTCGACGAGACCGTCGACGTCGTCATGCGCCTGGGCGTCGACCCGCGCAAGGCCGACCAGATGGTCCGCGGCACCGTCAACCTGCCCCACGGCACCGGCAAGACCGCCCGCGTCCTCGTCTTCGCGAACGCCGACAAGGCCGAGGCCGCCCGTGAGGCCGGCGCCGACTTCGTCGGTGGCGACGAGCTGATCGACAAGGTCGCCGGCGGCTGGACCGACTTCGACGCCGTCGTCGCCACCCCGGACCTGATGGGCAAGGTCGGCCGCCTCGGTCGCGTGCTCGGTCCCCGTGGCCTGATGCCGAACCCGAAGGTCGGCACCGTGACGCCGGACCCGGCCAAGGCCGTCTCCGACATCAAGGGCGGCAAGATCGAGTTCCGCGTCGACCGCCACGCCAACCTGCACTTCATCATCGGCAAGGCCTCCTTCTCCGAGCAGCAGCTCGCCGAGAACTACGCCTCCGCCCTCGAGGAGGTGCTGCGGCTCAAGCCGGCCAGCTCCAAGGGCCGCTACCTGAAGAAGGTCACCGTCTCCACGACCATGGGCCCCGGCGTCCAGGTCGACCCCAACCGCGTCAAGAACGTCGCGGTCGAGGACGAGGCCTGA
- a CDS encoding ABC transporter ATP-binding protein: MGVDVQVTNLTKQFGKQLIWKGVTLTLPAGEISVMLGPSGTGKSVFLKALIGLIKPDEGSIVIEGTDIASCSEKELYEIRKLFGVLFQDGAMFGSMNLYDNVAFPLREHTKKSESEIRDIVMEKMDMVGLLGAEMKLPGEISGGMRKRAGLARALVLDPEILLIDEPDSGLDPVRTSFINQLFVDLNAQIDATFLIVTHDIHSVRVVPDQIGLLYHKHLAMYGPREMLLSSDEPVVRQFLNAQTIGPIGMSEEKDADQLEAEKDMDLPPLPPIPLQMEPSNGIPRRAQAAPGAWCRANGVTPPPGSFTREAEHAAGQQQQG; encoded by the coding sequence ATGGGCGTCGACGTACAGGTCACGAACCTGACGAAGCAGTTCGGGAAGCAGCTCATCTGGAAGGGCGTGACGCTGACCCTGCCCGCGGGGGAGATCTCGGTGATGCTCGGTCCGTCGGGCACGGGCAAGTCCGTCTTCCTCAAGGCCCTCATCGGCCTGATCAAGCCCGACGAGGGCTCCATCGTCATCGAGGGCACCGACATCGCCAGCTGCTCCGAGAAGGAGCTCTACGAGATCCGCAAGCTGTTCGGCGTGCTGTTCCAGGACGGCGCGATGTTCGGCTCGATGAACCTCTACGACAACGTCGCCTTCCCGCTGCGCGAGCACACCAAGAAGAGCGAGTCCGAGATCCGTGACATCGTCATGGAGAAGATGGACATGGTCGGTCTGCTCGGCGCGGAGATGAAGCTCCCGGGCGAGATCTCCGGCGGCATGCGCAAGCGCGCCGGCCTGGCCCGCGCCCTGGTGCTCGACCCCGAGATCCTGCTGATCGACGAGCCCGACTCCGGTCTCGACCCGGTGCGCACGTCGTTCATCAACCAGCTCTTCGTCGACCTCAACGCCCAGATCGACGCGACCTTCCTCATCGTCACCCACGACATCCACAGCGTCCGGGTGGTGCCCGACCAGATCGGCCTGCTCTACCACAAGCACCTCGCCATGTACGGCCCGCGCGAGATGCTGCTGTCCTCGGACGAGCCCGTGGTGCGCCAGTTCCTCAACGCCCAGACGATCGGCCCGATCGGCATGTCGGAGGAGAAGGACGCCGACCAGCTCGAGGCGGAGAAGGACATGGACCTGCCGCCACTCCCGCCGATCCCGCTGCAGATGGAGCCGTCCAACGGCATCCCGCGCCGGGCGCAGGCCGCGCCCGGTGCCTGGTGCCGGGCCAACGGCGTGACCCCTCCGCCGGGCTCGTTCACCCGCGAGGCGGAGCACGCCGCAGGACAACAGCAGCAGGGCTGA
- a CDS encoding MlaE family ABC transporter permease, whose protein sequence is MASIKAIYDRPMKGLDNLGHELSFYIKVLLALPRSVKRYPREILRILAEVTLGSGALAVIGGTVGVIIGMTFFTGAQVGLSGYAALNQLGTAAFAGFVSAYFNTREIAPLVAGIALAATVGCGFTAQLGAMRISEEIDAVEVMAIPSMQFLVTTRVVGGLIAIVPLYVVGLLSSYVASRLVVTQFYGQSSGTYDHYFNQFLPPGDVLWSFGKVLVFAVVVILIHCYHGYTASGGPAGVGVAVGRAVRTSIVAINVIDLFLSMAIWGASTTVRLAG, encoded by the coding sequence GTGGCGAGCATCAAGGCGATCTACGACCGGCCCATGAAGGGCCTGGACAACCTCGGCCACGAGCTGTCCTTCTACATCAAGGTGCTGCTGGCGCTGCCGCGCTCGGTCAAGCGCTACCCGCGCGAGATCCTGCGGATCCTCGCCGAGGTCACCCTCGGCTCGGGCGCGCTCGCCGTCATCGGCGGCACCGTCGGCGTCATCATCGGCATGACCTTCTTCACCGGCGCCCAGGTCGGCCTGTCCGGGTACGCCGCGCTCAACCAGCTCGGCACCGCGGCCTTCGCCGGCTTCGTCTCCGCCTACTTCAACACCCGCGAGATCGCCCCGCTCGTCGCCGGCATCGCGCTCGCGGCGACGGTCGGCTGTGGCTTCACCGCCCAGCTCGGCGCCATGCGGATCTCCGAGGAGATCGACGCGGTCGAGGTGATGGCGATCCCGTCGATGCAGTTCCTGGTGACCACCCGGGTCGTCGGCGGGCTGATCGCGATCGTCCCGCTGTACGTCGTGGGCCTGTTGTCGTCGTACGTCGCGAGCAGGCTGGTGGTCACCCAGTTCTACGGGCAGTCATCGGGCACCTACGACCATTACTTCAACCAGTTCCTGCCACCCGGCGACGTGCTGTGGTCCTTCGGCAAGGTGCTGGTGTTCGCGGTCGTGGTGATCCTGATCCACTGCTACCACGGCTACACCGCCTCGGGCGGGCCTGCCGGCGTGGGCGTGGCGGTGGGCCGCGCGGTGCGGACCAGCATCGTGGCGATCAACGTGATCGACCTGTTCCTCTCGATGGCGATCTGGGGCGCCTCGACGACCGTCCGGCTGGCGGGGTGA
- the rplJ gene encoding 50S ribosomal protein L10 produces MARADKQAAVAEIAESFSDSAGAVLTEYRGLTVKELQDLRRSLGANANYAVVKNTLAKLAAKEAGIEGFDELLTGPTAIAFIKGDVVEAAKGLRDFAKANPTLVIKGGVLDGALLDAKEIAKLADLESREVLLGKLAGAMLASLSQAVYLLNAPLAQAARLAGALEAKAQEDPSILAGGAGTPAAAEEAPAADEAAAEEAPRPRGCCRRGRRADRRLRPG; encoded by the coding sequence ATGGCGCGGGCAGACAAGCAGGCCGCCGTCGCGGAGATCGCTGAGTCCTTCAGCGACTCCGCTGGCGCTGTGCTGACCGAGTACCGCGGTCTCACCGTCAAGGAGCTGCAGGACCTTCGCCGCTCCCTCGGTGCGAACGCCAACTACGCCGTGGTCAAGAACACGCTGGCCAAGCTCGCCGCCAAGGAGGCGGGCATCGAGGGCTTCGACGAGCTCCTCACCGGCCCGACCGCCATCGCCTTCATCAAGGGCGACGTCGTCGAGGCCGCCAAGGGCCTGCGTGACTTTGCCAAGGCGAACCCCACCCTGGTCATCAAGGGTGGCGTTCTCGACGGCGCGCTCCTCGACGCGAAGGAGATCGCCAAGCTGGCCGATCTCGAGTCGCGCGAGGTGCTCCTGGGCAAGCTCGCGGGCGCGATGCTCGCTTCGCTCAGCCAGGCCGTCTACCTCCTCAACGCCCCGCTCGCCCAGGCTGCCCGGCTCGCCGGCGCCCTGGAGGCGAAGGCGCAGGAGGACCCCTCGATCCTCGCAGGTGGTGCCGGTACGCCGGCCGCCGCCGAGGAGGCCCCGGCTGCCGACGAGGCCGCCGCCGAGGAGGCCCCGAGGCCCCGAGGCTGCTGCCGACGAGGCCGCCGAGCCGACCGACGCCTGAGACCAGGCTGA